TTTTGTTTAGCTGATATAATAATCCATACTTTCTTTCCCTACattatcaaaacattttgacaaagaCGTGCCGAGGGAGGATTTACACTTGAATTAAGTTCATATGATTAACCTAAATAAGCAGCTTGCAGTATTTTTACAATCAGGCTTCAGAtgtacaatgtgtttttatgtatgcatatttgtgtctttctgtccaCAGCCCGGTTATTGGATGTGGAGCGATGGCTCCAAGTTTTACTATGAAAACTGGTACAACACCGACAAGATGTACAATCGGAACGAGACCTGTCTGAGGATGAATTACGGATGTAAtaaactacacacacaaactgcaaatTACAACCTTCCTTGTGTTGTAATCGTTGAAGAAAATACAACATTGTAAACAATTCTTTTATGTACACTATGCAGTTTTCTGAAGGAACAACTGTGTCAGTTGCATTGTTTATCGGCAGGACCATAatgtgtatataaagatggacgtgACAGctcacaaaagtgaagccaaaacatcttgatgcccctggtggctggctgatGCATAGGTCATTATGAAGAGATGGGACATGGactaaagtaaaaaagaaaatcaaatacatCTTTCCAAAGATGTTTTCTGCCAtttgaggtcgttcttatcacactgatgtatgttcaagtgttcatggATCCGAAAGTGGATGCATTACAGACCAAacacaaattaacattttctctgtatttgCAGATGACTTCAAGTGGTTCAACGACTACTGTACCGAGACTCACCCCTTTGTCTGTGCCAAGACAATCTAAACACAGACCTGACAATCACAAGCCCGGTCCAGTTCCTTAGTGACATGTCATGTACCCAACAGTTGGAGTAGTAGTCCTGtcttttcttaaatgtgatcAGTAGATAATATGCACACGGGTTTTACCCTTTTCAAAGATATATCCAGCATGCTGCAGGAGTTGTAATTATaatgatgaatacatttatatGCTAATAAACATCTTCACAGCACTAACCTGTGATATGGTGAAGGTTTGTGTCAATAGGAAATTATGAATTTTCACAGCCTGATATGtatgagagaaaataatgtttttcaaatttgtgtGCCCTGAAATATACAGATCTTCTTCCTGCAGCACAAAGTATTCTCCATATAACTCAAAAGAGGAAACAGTCTACAGAGGGAGTTGCAGAAAATCAATTTCTTGATCCCTGAAAAACTCAgactgtttatttgtttaccTTTGAGCAGTAgcagtgtgtttgtacatgCTCTTATATTGATTTctaaattaacattttcctcCGTCACCGAATGgtaaaataagtattttttaatCAAGTGGATCTGACCTGAAAAGGTGAGGTACAGTTTTCCTTACATTTTTCGTTTCCAATCTCTGGAAAACATACATTGTGGTATTAGAATTGTTTCTTAGGGTTTAAGGGTCAGAGATATGGTGTCAATGAACCCTGAGTTAAATCGTCCACAGTAGTGTATTTAATACAAGTTTGTGTTGTGAGGCGATGTGATTTCATAACGTGCCCTTTTGGACTTAAACAAATATCTGTTGCTTCATCGTCCTAGATTCTCGATAGTGACTCCGCTTCAATTTCATTCCCAAAAACAGCATTGACCTGGTTTCCACAACTGAACCATCATTATTCACTTGTGATTCAAATAGTAATGATGTaagaatataaagaataaacatgacatttctagagtgaaaataaaagaacatatCAAACTACTAACATCATTGCATAAGGCTGCCTCTACAAAGAGTCTTGTTTAGATGAATTGGTGAAATTTTTCTACAGAATCAGTTTTAGCAAGAAGGAAATTCATCTTTGAGTCCATAAACACAATGTAGTTGTCAATAGTAGATATTTGAAAAGATTGTGCCTATAACATTCAAactattctattttttttttcaggccctAATGCTCTTCCGTATGTTTTCATATACTGTCATAAAATAAATCCATGACACGACGCTATGTAAGCACAATTTTAGAAACACTGAAGTCATCTCACACAGATAGGAAATATAGAACCTTTTGTTTGGTCTAAAAATTAGTTGTTGCTTCCACCCCAGCAGATAGCAGCATTGTGAAAGCTGCTTTCACATCATGTTCAACAAATTGTGACTCACCAGTAAAGTCTCCGTCCTTTGCCCTTTTGTTCCTTCACAAAACCTCCGGATGGACTGTGTGCAGCCGTGACTCCGGTTGACTAAACCGCCCCCCCGGCAGATATTGACAAATCCTGAGCAGATCAATAAAAGTGGGCGATGATGTCAACTCTCACCGACAGTCAAAGGATAAATACCAGGTCACATCGGACTTCAGGGTTGAGAAACAGGAGTGAAGACACGAGGAGCCTTACAGACAAGATGAAGACGCTGCTGTTGCTGAGTCTGTGCGTGTACGTCGCCTGGGCTCAAGATAATCTGGACTTTGACGACTACGACATAGTGAGTGTTTGTTCacttcaaacaaaaaacacactgttatCCATTAAAACTGTGTTCAAGTAAATTCACAACACACTTCTCCACTGTCGTTCACAGGAAGCCACAAACTCGCCAGATGTCAATAGAACAGTAGGTTGAAGAACTATGCTCAGATGATTtgacttcattcattttgtcatcCTTTCATGTCTGACTCGTCTCATTTTCTCTGCACATCCAGTCGGTAGATGCCCGTGGTCACCGTCCTCTCGTGAAGGGCCGGGAAAGCTACACCCCAAGCCGCTATTCCCCACCACCTATTAGCAATGGTGGCAGGTACACAAAAACCCCTTCACCCTTGTGGAAAATAGAGatattttcccccccaaaaaaaccctataAATTACTCAATCAGCAGCAAAAGATGCTTGAAATATCAAAAGTAACAACCGATTGGCTCCTCTTTGAATTATTACTTTTAGATGTAGTGGCTGCTTGAGGTCGATCTAAACTGTGCCTCAACATTTGACCCAATTAAACTAACAGTCACTAATTTACTTTTATCCTTCTAGTTGTTATTGAGATATTTCAAATGGGATCAAAACTCAGCATCGTGTCTGAAACACATGTCTGTTACTCATGCTTTTGACCAGGTATCGCGGCCGCCCCACACCAGCTCCAGTCCGAGGATCACattcacaggaggaggagcagcccGAGGCTGGAGGATGCACCCACGCCGCAAAGGAGATGGTAGGACACCAGAGCATCCAACCTCTGCTTTGACGTGTTTCAGCCAAGTAACAACAAACTTCATAGCCTTGTAGACTCCTTCCTCCAAGGAGGCCAATTAAAATCTAGAggtcttttaactttttttgggtgatatttaaagaaatactattgacaaaatgtcttttgttcATTATCAGAGCTTGTTTTAACATAGATGATGAGCTAATAACATTATTTGGCCTTCATTTCTGAATTAATGACAAAGTTCTGTGCTGACGTATTCAGAACCACCacttttgggggggttttgggAGGTGACAATTAAAAGTTTTTCTGTCCACCACCAGGGTGTTTTGTGTCCCACGGGCTGTGAGCTGAAGACCATGCTGCTGAAACAAGAGAGGAACGTCAGGACGGTAAATAAAACTTTCAGATTCAGCTCAtttgtgttcttctgttgttttattctgggCGACACTTGCACTTGTACTAATctcacttattattattattttttccccacagagtATTAACGAACTCAAGCCTCAGGTGGACCAATTGTCCAGAAGCAGCAACAACATCTACAACTACGTCAGCAGCATGTCCAACTCtctgagggagagacagagaattgTCGGTGGTGAGACCAATGAATTAACGCAGCatagttgcattttttttaataaacgcATTTATTGGAGTCTGTTATGTCTCTGTCATACAAGACATAGCTTTGCAAACTAATGAGTGGAAACTTTTGATTTATTGGAATGTAGTCAGTGAAGGAAGAAAGAGCTTTTCATAGACACAAAGTTTAACGCTCCTTACAAGCAAAATCTGTTTGATCATATGTAGCATGAAATAAGTGTATCTCCTCAACTTGACCTTGTCTAGAATATTCAAGTGCCAGTGGGAAGCGCAGTTaccatccctccgtccctttTCTTCTCAGACAACAGCAGGGTGGTGGGTCGGTACACTGATCGAGTGGAGGACCAACACGCCTACATCAAGGAGACGGTGGACACTGTCTTCCCTTCCAGCATCAGAGTCCTCGAGGTGGAAATGTTCTGTTACTTTAATTTAACCTTAATCACAGCCACATTGAAATATGCCAGTTGTTATGTcttgttttaatacatttaatccCTGAATCCTGTGTATCCAACCTTAAAGGTGAGATACACCCTCCTCTAACCTCACGTGTAATGTGCTGTGGCCGCAGGGGGTCCTGGACAAGGTCAGGCTGAAGATCCAGAAGTTGGAGAAGGCCATCCAGGCCCAGAGGGAGCTGTGCAAGGAGCCCTGCAAGACCAGCTGTCCCATACCTGTTGTGTCTGGTAAGTGTGccagcccccccgcccctccccccaaactacaggcaggaaaaaaaaggattgggATCTTGTTTGTAGTTACCTTGTTTCGGACTAAATTGTCAATCATTGGATACAAGAACAATGAACCGTTGCCACCCTTGGCAACTAGCAATAGCAGGTAAAAAAGGTGTCTTCTCTGGTGTGGTTCAGGTAAGGAGTGCGAGGAAATCTACCGCCGTGGAGGAAGAGACTCCCAGATGTACCTGATCCAGCCCGACAGCTTCTATCCACCGTACAAGGTCTTCTGTGATCAGACCACCAATAACGGAGgtgaaaatataattcaaaCACGCAAAACAAACTTTCCTTGCTTTGGTTTTTGCAAACGTTTCTTTTACTCTTCCAGGGTGGGTGCTCATCCAGAGCAGGCTCGATGGCAGCGTTGACTTTGGCCGACGCTGGGACGAATATCGACGAGGGTTCGGCAACATCGCCTTCGATGCCGGAAAGGGTCACTGTGAGACTCCAGGTAAAGCAACAAACTTAATGGAAACCATGATGTTTTCTAAGTTATTTGTGGTTGACTAACATGCCTCTCTGCTCGTACATGTGACAGGTGAATACTGGCTGGGCAACGAGCGCATCAGTC
This region of Scophthalmus maximus strain ysfricsl-2021 chromosome 12, ASM2237912v1, whole genome shotgun sequence genomic DNA includes:
- the fgb gene encoding fibrinogen beta chain, whose product is MKTLLLLSLCVYVAWAQDNLDFDDYDIEATNSPDVNRTSVDARGHRPLVKGRESYTPSRYSPPPISNGGRYRGRPTPAPVRGSHSQEEEQPEAGGCTHAAKEMGVLCPTGCELKTMLLKQERNVRTSINELKPQVDQLSRSSNNIYNYVSSMSNSLRERQRIVGDNSRVVGRYTDRVEDQHAYIKETVDTVFPSSIRVLEGVLDKVRLKIQKLEKAIQAQRELCKEPCKTSCPIPVVSGKECEEIYRRGGRDSQMYLIQPDSFYPPYKVFCDQTTNNGGWVLIQSRLDGSVDFGRRWDEYRRGFGNIAFDAGKGHCETPGEYWLGNERISQLTKMAATEVLIEMQDWTGDKVHAQYRQFTIQSDTSNYVMAVDGYSGNAGNCLLEGSLELFGINRTMTIHNGMMFSTYDRDNDNWTPGDPSKQCSREDGGGWWYNRCHSANPNGRYYTTGAYTQQMAKHGTDDGVVWMNWKGSWYSLKAISMKIRPFFDS